From a region of the Odoribacter splanchnicus DSM 20712 genome:
- a CDS encoding WG repeat-containing protein, translated as MKLISTLIFLLCVTFAFAECYDNHFDECRIERQNGKYGIVIDKQLAIPYEYDEIVPQHNCFFKVRKGRKYGIISYFYEEHKRDGRFPKEIDRPIALKKGYAWLYLSLACEYDKIEEYENQYLQISRDDRKGIVNYYGTLVLPCRFEKIELSNNFFWVSSEGLYGIYNRYGSTIIPCRYNQIELTDRCFYVCRDRLKGVYNRYGSVIIPCQFSQIECKDNAYYVTKGKYQGIYNLYGSVIVPTQYTSIYKEGGKYLVENDSLKGIVNTYGSTVIPCKYNTIEYEDGVYYVSAGGKYGIYNTYGSTILPCRYNSVRKEGREYLVENNGLQGIVNTYGSTIIPCRYNKIQQEGNIYYVTANGKKGIFNRYGSTIIPCQYDEIISLGHRYIVKRDKKFGVYNQYGSTILPCQFQKIECLNNGHYVTTRDKSQQVYNAYGALLENRTNMKVVFSTED; from the coding sequence ATGAAACTGATTTCTACCCTCATTTTTCTATTGTGTGTAACTTTTGCATTTGCAGAATGCTACGACAACCATTTCGACGAGTGCCGGATCGAACGGCAAAACGGGAAATACGGTATCGTGATCGACAAACAGCTGGCCATACCGTACGAGTACGACGAAATCGTACCTCAACACAATTGCTTTTTCAAAGTCAGAAAGGGCCGGAAATACGGTATCATCAGTTATTTTTATGAAGAGCACAAACGGGATGGCCGGTTTCCGAAAGAGATTGACCGGCCGATTGCCCTGAAAAAAGGGTATGCCTGGCTTTACCTTTCCCTCGCTTGTGAATACGATAAGATCGAAGAATATGAAAATCAGTATCTTCAAATCAGCCGCGACGACCGGAAAGGAATTGTCAATTATTACGGGACCCTGGTCTTGCCCTGCCGTTTTGAAAAAATAGAATTATCGAATAATTTTTTTTGGGTATCGTCGGAAGGGTTATACGGAATTTACAACCGGTACGGTTCGACAATTATCCCCTGCCGCTATAACCAGATCGAACTCACCGACCGTTGTTTTTACGTCTGCCGGGACCGGCTCAAAGGGGTTTACAACCGCTATGGAAGTGTTATTATCCCTTGCCAATTCAGCCAGATCGAATGCAAAGACAATGCCTATTACGTGACAAAAGGCAAATATCAGGGCATATACAACCTGTACGGTTCGGTAATCGTTCCTACCCAATACACTTCGATATACAAAGAAGGGGGGAAATACCTGGTTGAAAACGACAGTCTGAAAGGGATCGTCAATACCTATGGAAGTACCGTTATCCCCTGCAAATACAACACGATAGAATACGAAGACGGAGTTTATTATGTGTCGGCAGGCGGTAAATACGGAATTTACAACACTTACGGCTCGACGATACTTCCCTGCCGATACAATTCTGTCCGGAAAGAAGGAAGAGAATATCTGGTGGAGAATAACGGTCTTCAGGGTATCGTCAACACCTATGGAAGTACGATTATTCCTTGCCGCTACAACAAAATACAACAGGAAGGGAATATTTATTACGTCACGGCAAACGGTAAAAAGGGCATATTCAACCGGTACGGCTCGACCATTATTCCCTGCCAGTATGACGAGATCATTTCTTTAGGCCATCGTTATATCGTCAAACGGGACAAGAAGTTCGGGGTATACAACCAATATGGCTCTACTATACTGCCTTGTCAGTTTCAGAAAATCGAATGCCTGAATAACGGGCATTATGTCACCACCCGTGACAAAAGCCAACAGGTGTATAATGCCTATGGGGCGCTATTGGAAAACCGTACGAATATGAAGGTAGTCTTCTCGACCGAAGACTGA
- the ilvA gene encoding threonine ammonia-lyase yields the protein MSDPYFPSLKDIMTAEHTLNDILVPTPLMKNRNLSDKYEANIFLKREDLQMVRSYKIRGAYNKIKSLTPEEMEKGVVCASAGNHAQGVAFSCSKLGIQGKIYMPVTTPRQKINQVKMFGGKSIEVVLTGDTFDQANTAAIEACKKNDMVFIPPFNDPRIIEGQATVGLEIIQEARMKLDYIFVPIGGGGLASGIGSFYKQMSPKTKIIGVEPAGAAGMKKSFECGEVTELNEVDKFVDGAAVQRVGELTYAICKKVLDDIVVVPEGKICTTILNLYNFDAIVVEPAGALSMSALDFYKNEIKGKNVVCVVSGSNNDITRMEDIKERSLLYEGLKHYFVVRFPQRAGALQSFVSNVLGPHDDITYFEYKKKTNREKGPALIGIEIQHPEDFQGLLDRMKSEGILYEYLNDNPNLFEFLIG from the coding sequence ATGAGTGATCCTTATTTTCCTTCTTTGAAGGATATCATGACGGCGGAGCATACGCTCAACGACATTCTGGTCCCGACACCCCTCATGAAAAACAGAAATCTATCCGATAAATACGAAGCCAATATCTTTCTGAAACGGGAAGATCTTCAAATGGTGAGATCGTATAAAATCCGGGGAGCTTATAATAAAATCAAATCCCTGACTCCTGAAGAGATGGAGAAAGGAGTGGTTTGTGCCAGTGCCGGCAATCATGCCCAAGGCGTAGCCTTCTCCTGCAGCAAACTCGGTATCCAGGGAAAAATCTATATGCCCGTTACTACTCCCAGGCAAAAGATCAACCAGGTAAAAATGTTCGGGGGTAAATCCATTGAAGTCGTCCTGACGGGAGATACTTTCGATCAGGCCAATACAGCAGCAATCGAAGCCTGTAAAAAAAACGATATGGTATTTATCCCTCCCTTCAACGATCCCCGGATCATCGAGGGGCAGGCAACCGTCGGTTTAGAAATCATTCAGGAAGCCCGGATGAAGCTCGATTATATCTTTGTACCGATCGGTGGTGGCGGACTGGCTTCCGGTATCGGTAGTTTCTATAAGCAAATGAGCCCGAAGACCAAGATCATCGGAGTCGAACCGGCCGGTGCCGCCGGAATGAAAAAATCGTTCGAATGCGGAGAGGTAACCGAACTGAACGAAGTAGATAAATTTGTCGACGGGGCAGCCGTACAACGGGTAGGAGAGCTCACTTACGCTATCTGCAAGAAAGTATTGGACGATATCGTCGTCGTGCCCGAAGGCAAAATTTGTACGACGATCCTGAATCTTTACAACTTCGACGCTATCGTAGTAGAGCCGGCAGGAGCCCTGAGTATGAGTGCTCTCGACTTTTACAAAAATGAAATTAAAGGAAAAAACGTCGTTTGTGTGGTCAGCGGCAGCAACAACGACATCACCCGCATGGAAGACATCAAGGAGCGCTCTTTATTATATGAAGGCCTGAAACATTACTTCGTCGTCCGTTTTCCGCAAAGAGCCGGTGCACTCCAGAGTTTTGTCAGCAACGTCCTGGGCCCCCACGACGACATCACCTATTTCGAATACAAGAAGAAGACAAACCGCGAAAAAGGCCCTGCCCTCATCGGCATCGAGATCCAGCATCCCGAAGATTTCCAGGGCCTGCTGGACCGCATGAAATCCGAAGGTATCCTCTACGAATATCTCAATGACAATCCGAACCTATTCGAATTCCTGATCGGATAA
- the leuB gene encoding 3-isopropylmalate dehydrogenase: MDLKIAVLPGDGIGPEIIEQAIKAIDATCKKYGHTVGYTYGSVGATAIDKTGNPYPEETHRICMQSDAVLFGAIGDPRFDNNPQAKVRPEQGLLEMRKKLGLYANLRPVSTFKSLVHRSPLRQELVEGADFICIRELTGGIYFGQPQGRSEDGQTAFDSCVYTKAEIKRICRLGFEYAMKRRNKLTVVDKANVLATSRLWRETVQEMAPAYPQVNVEYMFVDNAAMKLIQQPKHFDVIVTENMFGDILTDEASVITGSLGLLPSASIGIHTSLFEPIHGSYPQAAGKNVANPLATILSAAMMFEYAFNLKAAGASIRQAVDRSVEAGIVTEDIAEDGQAYPTSEVGDFIAKNIG, translated from the coding sequence ATGGATTTAAAAATAGCAGTATTACCCGGTGACGGCATCGGACCGGAAATCATAGAACAGGCCATCAAAGCCATCGATGCCACTTGCAAAAAATACGGTCATACCGTCGGCTATACCTACGGATCAGTAGGGGCAACAGCCATCGACAAGACCGGGAATCCTTATCCGGAAGAAACTCACCGGATTTGTATGCAATCGGATGCCGTATTGTTCGGAGCGATCGGGGATCCCCGTTTCGACAACAATCCCCAAGCCAAAGTCCGTCCGGAACAAGGATTGCTGGAAATGCGCAAAAAATTAGGATTATATGCCAACCTCCGTCCGGTCAGTACTTTCAAATCCCTTGTTCACCGCTCTCCTCTGCGACAAGAACTCGTAGAAGGGGCCGATTTCATCTGTATCCGGGAACTCACCGGCGGCATTTATTTCGGGCAGCCCCAGGGACGTTCGGAAGACGGGCAAACCGCTTTCGACAGTTGTGTATACACCAAAGCCGAAATCAAACGGATTTGCCGATTAGGTTTCGAGTACGCCATGAAGCGCCGCAACAAACTGACAGTTGTCGATAAAGCCAATGTCCTGGCAACCTCCCGGCTATGGCGCGAAACCGTACAAGAGATGGCTCCGGCTTATCCTCAGGTAAATGTCGAATACATGTTTGTCGACAATGCGGCGATGAAACTCATCCAGCAACCCAAACATTTCGATGTCATCGTTACAGAAAACATGTTCGGCGATATCCTCACCGACGAAGCCAGTGTCATCACAGGCTCATTAGGCTTGCTGCCTTCCGCTTCTATCGGTATCCACACCTCGCTGTTCGAACCGATCCACGGTTCCTATCCTCAGGCCGCCGGCAAAAATGTGGCCAATCCTCTGGCAACCATTTTATCCGCCGCTATGATGTTCGAATATGCCTTCAACCTGAAAGCAGCCGGAGCAAGCATCCGCCAGGCAGTCGATCGTTCGGTCGAAGCCGGTATCGTTACCGAAGATATCGCTGAAGACGGACAGGCCTATCCGACCAGCGAAGTAGGCGATTTTATAGCAAAGAACATCGGGTAA
- the leuD gene encoding 3-isopropylmalate dehydratase small subunit, with amino-acid sequence MINQFTTLTSTAIPLKIENVDTDQIIPARFLKATTREGFGKQLFFDWRYDAQGNPKTDFVLNSPDYTGEILIAGKNFGCGSSREHAAWAIYGAGFKVVISSFFADIFRNNALNNGLLPVQVSESFLAKLFQVVRSAPSTTVSIDLERQTVTLTATGEQELFEISPYKKECLLKGYDDVDYLMSIHHKIEAFEKTR; translated from the coding sequence ATGATAAACCAATTCACAACCCTAACATCCACAGCGATACCACTGAAAATCGAAAATGTAGACACCGACCAGATCATTCCGGCCCGTTTTTTGAAAGCGACCACCCGGGAAGGGTTCGGCAAACAATTGTTTTTCGACTGGCGGTATGATGCTCAGGGAAACCCGAAAACAGATTTCGTCCTGAACTCCCCCGACTATACCGGAGAAATTTTAATTGCAGGGAAAAATTTCGGCTGTGGTTCCAGCCGTGAACATGCGGCCTGGGCCATTTATGGAGCAGGTTTCAAAGTAGTCATTTCCAGTTTTTTCGCCGATATTTTCCGCAACAATGCCCTGAACAACGGATTACTTCCTGTACAGGTGAGCGAATCGTTTCTGGCAAAGCTATTCCAGGTCGTCCGGTCAGCTCCTTCGACCACCGTCAGTATCGATCTGGAACGGCAGACCGTCACCTTGACAGCCACAGGAGAGCAAGAACTTTTCGAAATTTCTCCCTACAAAAAAGAGTGTTTGTTGAAGGGATACGATGATGTCGACTATCTGATGAGCATACACCATAAGATCGAAGCATTTGAAAAGACCCGTTAA
- the leuC gene encoding 3-isopropylmalate dehydratase large subunit → MKTLFDKIWDAHTVDTIAGGSCVLYIDRQYIHEVTSPQAFEGLHSRGAKVFRPAQVTASPDHNIPTQNQHLPVQDLQSARQLSMLENNCTEHGITIFKVGTPKNGIIHVVGPETGLTQPGMTIVCGDSHTSTHGAMGCVAFGIGTSEVEMVLASQCVLQSKPKTMRINVEGQLNPGVCSKDIILYLISKLGTGGGTGHFIEFAGSAIRSLSMEARMTICNMSIEMGARGGMIAPDETTFAYLKGREYAPQGTEWDKSVAQWKQLYSDPDAVFDKEVTFDAADIYPMITYGTNPGMGIALTHSIPEVSEIEETSRPSFLKALEYMDFKPGEKLPGKPVDYVFVGSCTNGRIEDLRVFADYVKGKQKAAGVTAWIVPGSKQVEKQAIDEGIRDTLEAAGFELRQPGCSACLAMNDDKIPAGKYCVSTSNRNFEGRQGPGARTLLAGPLVAAACAIHGIITVPDSLQLSNPVTQQLSNSTTQQLSNSATQ, encoded by the coding sequence ATGAAAACTTTATTCGATAAAATCTGGGATGCCCATACGGTCGACACCATCGCCGGAGGTTCATGTGTGCTCTATATCGACCGGCAATACATTCACGAAGTAACGAGTCCACAAGCTTTCGAAGGGCTTCATTCGCGCGGCGCGAAAGTATTCCGTCCGGCTCAGGTCACAGCCAGCCCCGATCACAATATACCCACACAAAATCAACATCTGCCGGTACAGGATCTGCAATCCGCCCGGCAACTGTCGATGCTCGAAAATAACTGTACCGAACACGGTATCACGATTTTCAAAGTCGGTACCCCCAAAAACGGAATTATCCATGTGGTGGGTCCCGAAACAGGTCTGACCCAACCGGGAATGACCATCGTCTGTGGAGACAGCCATACTTCCACCCACGGAGCTATGGGCTGCGTGGCGTTCGGCATCGGAACCAGCGAGGTAGAAATGGTATTAGCCTCCCAATGTGTATTGCAATCCAAACCCAAGACCATGCGGATCAATGTCGAAGGACAATTGAATCCCGGAGTTTGTTCGAAAGATATCATTTTATATCTCATTTCGAAACTAGGTACCGGCGGCGGCACCGGACATTTCATCGAATTTGCCGGATCGGCTATCCGCTCGCTATCGATGGAAGCCCGGATGACGATCTGTAATATGAGCATCGAAATGGGAGCCCGCGGCGGGATGATCGCTCCGGACGAAACGACCTTTGCCTACCTGAAAGGCAGGGAATATGCGCCCCAAGGAACCGAATGGGACAAATCCGTCGCACAATGGAAGCAGCTATACAGTGATCCCGACGCCGTCTTCGACAAAGAAGTCACATTCGATGCTGCCGACATCTACCCTATGATCACCTACGGCACCAACCCCGGCATGGGAATCGCCCTCACCCACTCTATCCCCGAAGTCTCCGAAATCGAAGAGACTTCCCGGCCTTCCTTCTTAAAAGCTCTGGAATACATGGACTTCAAACCGGGCGAAAAGCTACCGGGCAAACCGGTCGACTATGTTTTTGTCGGCAGTTGTACCAATGGACGGATCGAAGATCTGCGGGTATTCGCCGACTATGTGAAAGGCAAGCAAAAAGCAGCAGGCGTGACAGCCTGGATCGTTCCGGGCAGCAAACAGGTAGAAAAACAAGCCATCGACGAAGGGATCAGGGATACACTCGAGGCTGCAGGCTTCGAATTGCGGCAACCGGGATGCTCCGCCTGCCTGGCAATGAACGACGACAAAATTCCGGCAGGGAAATATTGTGTCTCCACCTCCAATCGTAATTTTGAAGGCCGGCAAGGACCGGGAGCCCGCACTCTACTGGCAGGCCCACTCGTCGCTGCTGCCTGTGCTATCCACGGCATAATCACCGTCCCCGACTCACTCCAACTCAGCAACCCAGTAACTCAGCAACTCAGCAACTCAACAACTCAACAACTCAGTAACTCAGCAACTCAGTAA
- a CDS encoding 2-isopropylmalate synthase has product MREKVYIFDTTLRDAEQVPGCQLNTIEKIEVARQLEKLGVDIIEAGFPISSPGDFNSVVEISKAVTVPTICALTRAVKKDIEVAAEALKFAKRGRIHTGIGTSWYHIHEKLNSTPDEIVGRAVEAVKYARRFVDDVEFYAEDAGRTEEEYLARVVEAVIKAGATVVNIPDTTGYCLPNEYGAKIAYLMNHVPNIDKAIISTHCHNDLGMATANTLAAVQNGARQVEVTINGLGERAGNTALEEIVMAIACHKNLDFNIGINTRQIIATSQLVSSLMRVPVQPNKAIVGRNAFAHSSGIHQDGVLKSRETYEIIAPEDVGVDQSSIVLTARSGRAALKHHLKAIGYTPDNDELDAIYQRFLELADKKKDITTRDLEVLAGSEASRKHRDMKLVGLQVVCGSTSIPTATVQISFGGDIFTETASGNGPVDAAINAVKSITKRRVHLEEYLVQAITRGSDDLGKVHVQVSHKGKMYHGFGANTDIVTASVESFLDAIAKIS; this is encoded by the coding sequence ATGCGTGAAAAAGTATATATATTCGATACCACCCTTCGGGATGCAGAGCAAGTTCCGGGGTGTCAGCTGAATACAATCGAAAAGATAGAAGTTGCCAGGCAGCTCGAGAAACTGGGTGTAGACATCATCGAAGCCGGTTTCCCCATCTCGAGTCCCGGGGATTTCAATTCCGTTGTAGAGATTTCTAAAGCAGTAACCGTTCCAACCATCTGTGCTCTGACCCGGGCTGTAAAAAAAGACATCGAAGTGGCTGCCGAAGCATTGAAATTTGCCAAACGGGGACGTATCCATACCGGAATCGGTACCTCCTGGTATCATATCCACGAAAAATTGAATTCCACTCCCGACGAAATCGTCGGGAGAGCGGTAGAGGCCGTAAAATATGCCCGTCGATTTGTCGATGATGTCGAATTTTACGCCGAAGATGCAGGCCGTACAGAAGAAGAATACCTGGCCCGGGTAGTAGAAGCAGTGATCAAAGCCGGTGCCACCGTCGTCAATATCCCCGACACCACGGGGTATTGTCTGCCGAACGAGTACGGAGCAAAGATCGCCTATTTGATGAATCATGTCCCCAACATCGACAAAGCCATTATTTCCACTCATTGCCACAACGATCTGGGCATGGCCACTGCCAACACTTTAGCCGCCGTACAAAACGGGGCACGGCAGGTCGAAGTGACGATCAACGGCCTCGGCGAACGGGCCGGTAACACCGCCCTCGAAGAAATCGTGATGGCGATTGCCTGTCACAAAAATCTGGATTTCAATATCGGTATCAACACCAGGCAAATCATCGCTACCAGCCAGCTGGTATCCAGTTTGATGCGGGTGCCGGTACAACCCAACAAAGCCATCGTCGGCCGTAATGCTTTCGCCCATTCGTCGGGCATCCACCAGGACGGTGTACTGAAAAGCCGGGAGACCTATGAAATCATCGCCCCGGAAGACGTAGGGGTCGATCAGTCCAGTATCGTCCTCACCGCCCGTAGTGGCCGTGCAGCACTGAAACATCATTTGAAAGCCATCGGTTATACTCCCGACAACGACGAACTCGACGCCATCTACCAGCGCTTTCTGGAATTAGCCGATAAGAAAAAAGACATTACCACCCGCGACCTGGAAGTACTTGCCGGTAGTGAAGCTTCGCGCAAACACCGCGACATGAAACTGGTGGGGTTGCAGGTTGTATGCGGCTCGACTTCCATACCGACAGCAACTGTGCAAATCAGCTTCGGGGGAGATATTTTCACCGAAACAGCCAGCGGTAACGGCCCGGTCGATGCAGCCATCAATGCTGTAAAAAGCATCACCAAACGACGGGTACATCTGGAAGAATACCTGGTACAGGCCATCACCCGGGGAAGCGACGACCTGGGTAAAGTACACGTACAAGTCTCCCACAAAGGCAAAATGTACCACGGTTTCGGCGCCAACACAGACATTGTCACCGCATCGGTCGAGTCGTTCCTGGATGCGATAGCTAAAATAAGTTAG
- the ilvC gene encoding ketol-acid reductoisomerase has translation MAQINFGGVKENVVTREEFPLAKALEVLKNETIAVIGYGVQGPGQALNLKDNGFNVIVGQRRGSKTWDKAVADGWIPGETLFDIEEAARRGTIIQYLLSDAGQIAVWPTIQKHLTPGKALYFSHGFGITYKDRTGIIPPADVDVILIAPKGSGTSLRRMFLQGRGLNSSYAIFQDATGKAWDRVIALGIGVGSGYLFETTFQREVYSDLTGERGTLMGAIQGIFAAQYDTLREHGHTPSEAFNETVEELTQSLMPLIAENGMDWMYANCSTTAQRGALDWWKKFRDAAKPVFDELYGQVSCGNEAQRSIDSNSRPDYREKLEKELQTMRESEMWQAGAVVRKLRPENN, from the coding sequence ATGGCACAAATTAATTTCGGAGGAGTAAAAGAAAACGTAGTAACCAGAGAAGAATTTCCATTGGCAAAAGCGCTCGAGGTATTGAAAAACGAAACCATTGCTGTTATAGGATACGGTGTACAAGGTCCCGGTCAGGCCCTGAACCTGAAAGACAACGGTTTCAACGTAATCGTAGGTCAGCGCCGGGGAAGTAAAACCTGGGATAAAGCCGTAGCCGACGGCTGGATACCCGGCGAAACCCTGTTCGACATCGAAGAAGCCGCCCGGAGAGGAACGATCATACAATATTTACTATCGGATGCAGGTCAGATCGCCGTATGGCCGACTATTCAAAAACACCTGACTCCCGGCAAAGCCCTCTATTTCTCACATGGTTTCGGCATCACCTATAAAGATCGCACAGGCATCATCCCGCCGGCCGATGTCGATGTCATCCTGATCGCTCCGAAAGGCTCGGGTACTTCATTGCGGAGAATGTTCTTACAGGGACGGGGATTAAATTCCAGTTATGCCATCTTCCAGGATGCCACCGGCAAAGCTTGGGACCGGGTTATCGCTTTAGGAATCGGAGTAGGCTCGGGTTATCTGTTCGAGACCACCTTTCAGCGGGAAGTATATTCCGACCTGACAGGAGAACGGGGTACTCTGATGGGAGCGATCCAGGGCATTTTTGCAGCCCAGTACGACACTTTACGCGAACACGGCCACACTCCTTCGGAAGCCTTCAACGAAACCGTCGAGGAACTGACCCAAAGTCTGATGCCTTTAATTGCAGAAAACGGTATGGACTGGATGTATGCCAACTGCTCGACGACAGCACAACGGGGAGCACTCGATTGGTGGAAGAAATTCCGGGATGCCGCCAAACCGGTATTCGACGAATTGTACGGCCAGGTATCTTGTGGCAACGAAGCCCAACGTTCGATCGATTCCAACAGCCGGCCCGACTATCGTGAAAAACTGGAAAAAGAACTTCAGACCATGCGCGAATCCGAGATGTGGCAAGCCGGTGCCGTCGTTCGGAAACTGAGACCGGAAAACAATTAA
- the ilvN gene encoding acetolactate synthase small subunit, with amino-acid sequence MNKEYIITVFSENKVGLLSQITTVFTCRDINIESLTTSESSIPGIHKFTIVVITGPEKIEKLVKQIEKKIDVLKAFVFTPDEVVQQEIALYKVTRSNSVEKLVRDHHVRILEICDDYIVLEKTGHKEDTQSLFELLQPHGVQQFVRSGQIAIIKSKRELLNEYLQKRENTTKA; translated from the coding sequence ATGAATAAAGAATATATCATAACGGTCTTTTCAGAAAACAAAGTAGGATTGCTAAGCCAGATCACGACGGTATTCACTTGCCGGGATATCAATATCGAAAGCCTGACGACTTCGGAATCGTCTATCCCGGGCATTCACAAATTTACCATAGTCGTCATCACCGGTCCCGAAAAGATAGAGAAACTGGTCAAGCAGATCGAAAAGAAAATCGATGTACTGAAAGCCTTTGTTTTCACCCCGGATGAAGTGGTACAACAGGAAATCGCACTTTACAAAGTCACCCGGAGCAACAGTGTCGAAAAATTGGTACGCGACCACCATGTACGGATACTGGAAATCTGTGACGATTATATCGTACTGGAAAAGACCGGACACAAAGAGGATACCCAGTCTCTGTTCGAATTACTACAACCCCATGGAGTACAGCAATTCGTCCGGTCGGGCCAAATCGCGATCATCAAATCAAAACGCGAACTATTGAATGAATATTTACAGAAACGGGAAAATACGACGAAAGCGTAA
- the ilvB gene encoding biosynthetic-type acetolactate synthase large subunit → MNTTTQSIYMEKQVTKTTCFSGSKAVIETLLREGVDTVFGYPGGTIMPVYDALYDYRDRLNHILVRHEQGALHAAQGYARVSGRPGVCIVTSGPGATNTVTGLADAMMDSTPVVLISGQVGSGFLGTDAFQETNFVGITQAVTKWNCQVRHAADIPAAIAKAFYIARTGRPGPVVVDITKDAQQEMAEYHYEKVSFIRSYCPSPAIDKEKIAEAAKLINLSRKPLALIGQGVILGGAEKELRVFLEKSGIPAASTLLGLSAIPSDHPQFVGMLGMHGNYAPNIKNKECDLLIAIGMRFDDRVTGNPEQFGINAKIIHLEIDPAEVNKIIYADVPVLGNVKETLPALTELVVPNRHTDWIAEFKACYNIEYQEIIEPALYPTSKQIRMGEVVDLVSKAYHHDAILVTDVGQQQMVASRYFRFKHTRSIVTSGGLGTMGFGLPAAIGAKIGAPQREVCLFVGDGGFQMNLQELGTIFQSRVPVKIILLNNSFLGMVRQWQELFFDKRYSFTEMTNPDFGAIAQGNGIAYRCVEKRDELETAIHAMKEHPGAFLLEVRVEPEENVFPMVPAGAAVGDVRLE, encoded by the coding sequence ATGAACACTACTACACAATCTATCTATATGGAAAAGCAAGTAACAAAGACAACTTGTTTTTCGGGCTCGAAAGCGGTAATCGAAACCCTTCTACGTGAAGGAGTGGATACCGTCTTCGGGTATCCCGGAGGAACAATCATGCCGGTATACGATGCGTTATACGACTATCGGGACCGTCTCAACCACATCCTCGTACGTCATGAACAGGGGGCATTACATGCCGCCCAGGGCTATGCCCGGGTAAGCGGACGTCCCGGTGTCTGTATCGTCACTTCGGGTCCCGGAGCTACCAATACGGTAACAGGCCTTGCCGACGCGATGATGGATTCGACTCCTGTCGTTCTGATCAGCGGACAGGTAGGTTCCGGTTTCCTGGGCACCGATGCTTTTCAGGAAACCAACTTCGTAGGGATCACCCAGGCTGTAACCAAATGGAACTGCCAGGTACGGCATGCCGCCGATATCCCTGCAGCCATCGCCAAGGCATTCTATATCGCCCGCACGGGACGTCCCGGACCCGTCGTGGTAGATATTACCAAAGATGCCCAGCAAGAAATGGCCGAATATCATTATGAAAAGGTCAGCTTCATCCGGAGTTATTGCCCGTCTCCGGCCATCGATAAAGAAAAAATTGCAGAAGCGGCCAAATTGATCAATCTGTCCCGTAAACCGTTGGCTTTAATCGGCCAGGGCGTCATCCTCGGCGGGGCAGAAAAAGAACTACGTGTTTTCCTGGAAAAAAGCGGTATCCCTGCAGCTTCCACTTTATTGGGACTGTCGGCCATTCCTTCCGATCATCCCCAATTCGTCGGTATGTTGGGTATGCATGGGAATTATGCCCCCAATATAAAAAACAAAGAATGCGATTTACTGATCGCAATAGGCATGCGTTTCGACGACCGGGTGACCGGAAATCCCGAACAATTCGGCATCAACGCCAAGATCATCCACCTGGAAATCGATCCTGCCGAAGTGAATAAAATCATATATGCCGACGTACCTGTCCTGGGAAATGTCAAAGAGACTTTACCCGCCCTGACAGAATTAGTGGTCCCCAACCGGCATACCGACTGGATAGCGGAATTCAAAGCCTGTTACAACATCGAATATCAGGAAATCATAGAACCGGCGCTCTACCCCACGAGCAAGCAAATCCGTATGGGAGAAGTAGTCGACCTGGTATCGAAAGCCTATCACCACGACGCGATTCTGGTCACCGATGTCGGGCAACAGCAGATGGTAGCTTCCCGTTATTTCCGCTTCAAACATACGCGGAGTATCGTCACTTCGGGTGGATTAGGCACCATGGGATTCGGCCTTCCGGCAGCTATCGGAGCAAAAATCGGAGCCCCCCAAAGAGAGGTTTGCCTGTTTGTCGGTGACGGTGGTTTTCAAATGAACCTGCAGGAACTCGGTACCATCTTTCAATCCCGGGTACCGGTGAAGATTATCCTGCTGAACAATAGCTTTCTGGGTATGGTGCGCCAATGGCAGGAGCTCTTTTTCGACAAGCGGTACTCATTTACCGAAATGACTAACCCTGACTTCGGGGCAATCGCCCAAGGAAACGGTATCGCCTACCGGTGCGTGGAAAAACGGGACGAACTGGAAACAGCCATCCATGCCATGAAGGAACATCCCGGAGCCTTTCTGCTGGAGGTTCGGGTTGAACCGGAAGAGAATGTATTTCCGATGGTTCCTGCCGGTGCAGCTGTGGGGGATGTGAGATTGGAATAA